GAAAGATAATAACTGGTCTTGACCGGGACAATGGGGTCATTCAACCCATGAACGAGCAGGACCGGTTGCTGGATGCGACGTAGGGTTGCAACCGGTAGAACGAGATCATCCACAATCTGCTGGCGAGGACCAGGAAACATCGATTCATAGGAACGCCGCACCGCCGGATCCATGGCTGCCTCAAAGCGCATTCTGCTAATCTGCTCCAGCTGTCCTTCTATGAACCTTTCATCATACGCAAACCAGCGGATGATTTGCGCCATCGCTTCCTCAGAAGGATCATCGTAAAATCCCCAGATGCGGTCCAACTCGGGCGTTAAGCGAAAAGGGGCGCCTGCCGGTCCCATCAAGACAACGCGTTCAATTCTCTCAGGCGCTTCTGCCAACAAATGGAGCACAACGGCACCACCCAAAGAGTTGCCCACCAAATGGACTCGTTTGATTTCCAGGGCATCAAGCAGATTTTTTATCTGATCGACCCATTTCCTCATCCAAGAGCGCGTACCCTTAGGAAGATCGCTTGGATGCGTCGAACTTCCAAATCCGATCAAGTCCGGTGCGATGCTGTCAAATCCCTTTTCTCCAAAAAAAGGGAGGGCATATTGCCAATTGGACCATGCCGTTGCTCCTGGACCGGAGCCGTGAATAAAGAGAATGGCCTGATGATTTCCCTGGCCGGAACGATAGACGTATGTTTCGTAATTTCCAGTTTTCACGCGGGTACTTATCACCTTGTCCATCTTCATCCCTCTCCTTTTTGAGTAAATTTATCCTCAAAGCGCCAAGCAATCAATAGCCACCAGAAAGATTAATACGCCGTCATAAGAACCTCCGCTTAACCGAAAAATTGAATCAAAATAACCAAACAAAATGAAGAAAGCGATTACATTTACGAACCGATTGAATGACTCCTCCGCATCCATTGCACCCTTGGGAAAGAGTTCATCCATCCGACGCATCACTCTCTCAATCGAATTCATTTTTTTGAGGCATGATCACCTCGATTCGTAGGAAAAACAACTTGTTTGACTCCCTTTGTATGAGATGCAAAAATCATTCATAATTATATGATATTATATACTATCAGTATCGTCAATTCTTTTTATCTTCTTTTTTTATAATCTCTGAAAGATTGACAAGTACTTTCGCTTCCTCCATCCCCATCTCAGTCCGATCTATCAACACAAGAATCATTGTCTCATTGGCAACGGCGGGACCACCGTGGTAATGGCCAAGAAGAAAGGGGAGTTTTGGCGATCCAACTTGAAAAAAAAAGAGACGGATACATGTGAGAAAAAAATGAGGGACGGTCAACTTCCATGGACCGCCCCTTTTCCCCCATTTCATCTCTTCGAAACCCTCCCCGAGGACTCCTGCCTCTAAAGGAGGGAGTAGTTTATCCGTATCATCCGTCCACATTGCAAAGACTCACTTTGGGTGGGAATGGATGGAATTGAAAACAATGCTTAGATATCTTCTTCAATGATCTTCCGCGTTAAGTGATCCAAAAACATTTTGGAATTGGAAAAATTGGAAGTGTTGCTATCCCAATACCACCCGGTCGTCGGCAAATTTTTCCCCGCGAACTTGTTCAAAGGCGTCGATGAGATCCCTTACCCGCATCTTCCCTTTCTCTTCCTGGGTAAGGTTAATTACGATCTCTCCGGCGTGCATCATGACGAGACGGTTTCCCATCCTGAGCGCATGCTCCATGTTATGGGTGATCATGAGGGTCGTCAGGTGATGACGCTCAATAATCTTCTTCGTCAGACCCAGAATCAGTTCTGCCCTTTTCGGGTCGAGGGCGGCGGTATGCTCATCAAGAAGAAGAATCTTCGGCTCGGTAAAGGTGGCCATGAGAAGGCTTAACGCCTGCCTTTCCCCTCCGGAGAGGGTCCCTACCTTTGTCTCCATACGATCCTCCAGCCCGAGTTCCAATTCCCGGAGAGCTTCCCGAAACCGTTCTCTATTTTTCCGATGAAGGGAAGAGGTGAGGCTGCGTCGTTCCCCTCGCCGGAAAGCCATGGCCATATTTTCTGCGATGGTCATGGTAGGCGCGGTCCCTGCCATCGGATCTTGAAAGACCCGCCCCACATAACGGGCCCGTTGGAATTCCTTTTTGTGGGTCACATCTTCTCCGTCGATATAAACCTTCCCCTCATCTACTGGAAAAACACCGGCCACCACATTCATCAAGGTCGATTTTCCCGCCCCGTTGGAACCGATGACAACGACAAAGTCTCCTTTTTTCAGGGAAAGGTGAATGTTGCTTAAGGCTCTCTTTTCATTGACGCTATTCCGATTGAAGGTTTTGCTCACATTTTCGATGACCAGCATCACCCGTTCCCTCCCTTCGTGAGAGCTCTCCCATTCTTTTGAAGCACACCTAAGTAACGGGGCAAGGTGAGGGCGAGCACCACCAGGATGGCGGTAACCAGCTTCATATCGGTCGGTTTTAAACCCAACCAGAGGGCTGCCGCTATGACGAAACGGTAGAGGATCGCCCCTCCCACCACGGCAATGGTTGCCCTGTAGATGGATCGACTTCCGAAAACGACCTCTCCGATAATGACGGAAGCGAGGCCGATGATGATCATCCCGACTCCCATTTGGGCATCGGCATACCCTTGGTACTGGGCCATCATCCCTCCCGCCAACCCGACCAATGCATTGGAAAGAATAAGTCCAATCATGATGGTATGATCCGTATTGACACCGAGGCTCCGGATCATCGCGGGATTGTCCCCGGTCGCCCGCACCGCCATCCCTAAATCGGTGTGGAGAAACCAATCCATCCCCCATTTAATCAAGAGAACGATGAGGAGAAATGCCAAGGTTAAGATTCCCTTCTGCACGGATCCCAAGCTCTGCGCCACGGGATTTTCCGTCAACTGGCTGGTGATCGTATCTGCGTTCAAAAGAGGAACATTGGCCTTTCCCATTACGCGCAAATTGATGGAATAGAGGGCAATCATGGTGAGGATACCGGCCAGAAGACCATTAATCCTACCCTTCGTATGGAGAATCCCTGTGATGGCTCCGGCTGCGCCTCCGGCAAGAAGAGAAAGAAGGGTGGAAATCCACGGATTTCCACCACCGGTGATCAAGGAGGCAGCCACCGCCCCTCCCAGGGCGAAGCTTCCATCTACAGTCAAATCGGGATAGTTTAAAATGCGAAACGTTAAATAAACCCCAATGGCCATAATTCCAAATATGAGCCCTTGTTCAATGGAGCCAAAGATGATAATGTCAAGTTCCACGGGGTCACCTCATTTACCTGCTTTGATGATCTGGATGTGTTGATGCAAGATTAATATTTTTCGTCGGCCTTATCGAGGAGATCTTGGGGAATCTCAATTCCCACCTTTTTCGCTTCCGTCTCATTGACATAGAGCTTCAGGTTCTTCTGACTTTCTACAGGCATGTCGGCCGGCTTGGCCTCTCCTTTCAGGATCTTCACCGCCATCTCTCCGGTTTGGTAACCTAACTGGTAATAGTCGATCCCGTACGTGATGAGCCCACCCCGCTTCACGGAATCGCCTTCGCCCACCACTAACGGAATCTTCTTCGCCTCCGCCACCCCGATGACGGCTTCTAAGGCGGAAACCACCGTATTATCGGTTGGAACGTAGAAAGCATCCACTTTGGAAGATAAGCTCTCGGCGGCAGCCTTTACTTCGGAACTGTTCGTCACCGCCGACAGTTCAACCGTAAGTCCCAGTTCCTTGGCCGCATCCTGGGCCATTTTCACCTGAACCTCGGAATTGCTCTCTCCGGAATTATAGAGGATACCGAGCCGTTTCCCCGTGGTGAGGCGCGTCACCAGCTGAAGCTGCTCCTTGACCGGGTTCATGTCGGTGGTTCCCGTCACATTTCCCCCCGGCTTCTCCATGGAGGCGACCAACCCAGCCGAGACGGGATCGGTAACTGCAGTAATCACGATGGGAATATCCTTCGTCGTTTGTGCTGCAGCCTGGGCAGTGGGGGTTGCGATGGCGAGGATGAGATCCACCTTGTTGCTTACAAACTTGTCGGCAATGGATTTGGCGGTATCTTGGCTCCCCTCCGCATTCTGAAAGTCATAGGTTACATTTTTTCCTTCCTCAAATCCATTCGCTTTCAGGGCATCCACAAATCCTTGCCTTGCCCCGTCCAACGCAGGATGAGAAACGATCTGGGTTACGCCGATCTTAAAGCTCTTCTCCGCTCCATTGGTCGGCGTTTGTTGGGAGGTCGGCGCCGTTGTTCCATCCGTACCTGTCGTCTGGGATGTTCCACACGCAGACAACGTAAATCCCACCAATAAAATGGCCATCAATAAAAGCGTGGTTCGTAAATATTTTTTTTGACATCTCATCCTACGAATTAACCCCCTCATTTACTTTACCGCATAGAAGCGTTTAATGGATAAAATATTTATCTATAACTATAGCAGTTTCGGCCTTTTCTGACAATACTCTATCTGCGGAAATTTAAACCCCTCCTTAACACCGAATAAGGAGGGGTTCGAAAAAATGGTACAATAAGGGAATGAAATCCATCGATTCTTTAAACAACGCGAAGAGGTTACCTTCCC
The DNA window shown above is from Thermicanus aegyptius DSM 12793 and carries:
- a CDS encoding alpha/beta fold hydrolase; its protein translation is MDKVISTRVKTGNYETYVYRSGQGNHQAILFIHGSGPGATAWSNWQYALPFFGEKGFDSIAPDLIGFGSSTHPSDLPKGTRSWMRKWVDQIKNLLDALEIKRVHLVGNSLGGAVVLHLLAEAPERIERVVLMGPAGAPFRLTPELDRIWGFYDDPSEEAMAQIIRWFAYDERFIEGQLEQISRMRFEAAMDPAVRRSYESMFPGPRQQIVDDLVLPVATLRRIQQPVLLVHGLNDPIVPVKTSYYLSHYLPRVKMMIYGQCSHWTQIEYKDSFHSLLLHFFNQSL
- a CDS encoding ABC transporter ATP-binding protein; the protein is MLVIENVSKTFNRNSVNEKRALSNIHLSLKKGDFVVVIGSNGAGKSTLMNVVAGVFPVDEGKVYIDGEDVTHKKEFQRARYVGRVFQDPMAGTAPTMTIAENMAMAFRRGERRSLTSSLHRKNRERFREALRELELGLEDRMETKVGTLSGGERQALSLLMATFTEPKILLLDEHTAALDPKRAELILGLTKKIIERHHLTTLMITHNMEHALRMGNRLVMMHAGEIVINLTQEEKGKMRVRDLIDAFEQVRGEKFADDRVVLG
- a CDS encoding ABC transporter permease subunit, with the translated sequence MAIGVYLTFRILNYPDLTVDGSFALGGAVAASLITGGGNPWISTLLSLLAGGAAGAITGILHTKGRINGLLAGILTMIALYSINLRVMGKANVPLLNADTITSQLTENPVAQSLGSVQKGILTLAFLLIVLLIKWGMDWFLHTDLGMAVRATGDNPAMIRSLGVNTDHTIMIGLILSNALVGLAGGMMAQYQGYADAQMGVGMIIIGLASVIIGEVVFGSRSIYRATIAVVGGAILYRFVIAAALWLGLKPTDMKLVTAILVVLALTLPRYLGVLQKNGRALTKGGNG
- a CDS encoding ABC transporter substrate-binding protein — encoded protein: MRCQKKYLRTTLLLMAILLVGFTLSACGTSQTTGTDGTTAPTSQQTPTNGAEKSFKIGVTQIVSHPALDGARQGFVDALKANGFEEGKNVTYDFQNAEGSQDTAKSIADKFVSNKVDLILAIATPTAQAAAQTTKDIPIVITAVTDPVSAGLVASMEKPGGNVTGTTDMNPVKEQLQLVTRLTTGKRLGILYNSGESNSEVQVKMAQDAAKELGLTVELSAVTNSSEVKAAAESLSSKVDAFYVPTDNTVVSALEAVIGVAEAKKIPLVVGEGDSVKRGGLITYGIDYYQLGYQTGEMAVKILKGEAKPADMPVESQKNLKLYVNETEAKKVGIEIPQDLLDKADEKY